From the genome of Silurus meridionalis isolate SWU-2019-XX chromosome 12, ASM1480568v1, whole genome shotgun sequence, one region includes:
- the mrpl44 gene encoding 39S ribosomal protein L44, mitochondrial — MLSCQLAGCVMAACGTLLSRGVLTLGLHYQRVCRSVLVTQSREKKRWMKAYTLLMERKRKLEGPPPPTPRSQQPNWDHHAEVEAFSARLKERFSTELLKTAFVNPCYIRSEETRRHALGLDAESTALNLKDNTELQGHGLDFTLGFLTEWCRDNFSSLPEEGVASIVHHLTGPEIVCHVARNLAVEELAMTAEFPVPDDVLRGTFFAVIGALERSSGSERAGLFIRDFLVTQLIGKDLFDMWKVVNPMGILVEELSRRGASLPEPRLIRSSGASTVLPLYFVGLYCDKMLLAHGPGETLSAAQEEAARVALRKLFGFAENRKPFDFSTNPEQPETRAAEQRVGRG; from the exons ATGTTGTCTTGTCAACTTGCTGGATGTGTCATGGCGGCGTGTGGGACGCTTCTGAGCCGCGGTGTGCTGACGCTCGGTCTTCATTATCAGCGTGTTTGCAGGAGTGTCCTGGTCACACAGagcagagagaagaagagatggATGAAGGCCTACACGCTGCTCatggagaggaagaggaaactCGAAGGACCTCCACCTCCGACGCCACG CTCCCAGCAGCCTAACTGGGACCATCACGCTGAGGTGGAGGCGTTCAGCGCCCGGCTAAAGGAGCGCTTCTCCACCGAGCTCCTGAAGACCGCGTTCGTGAACCCGTGCTACATCCGCTCCGAGGAGACGAGACGCCACGCGTTGGGTCTGGACGCCGAGAGCACGGCGCTAAACCTCAAAGACAACACAGAGCTGCAGGGACATGGGCTGGACTTCACTCTG GGTTTCCTCACGGAGTGGTGCAGGGACAACTTCTCCAGCTTGCCAGAAGAGGGCGTGGCATCTATAGTGCACCACCTGACCGGGCCGGAGATTGTGTGCCACGTGGCTCGGAACCTGGCGGTGGAGGAACTGGCGATGACGGCCGAGTTTCCCGTTCCAGACGACGTCCTCCGGGGGACGTTCTTCGCCGTGATCGGTGCGCTGGAGCGCAGCAGCGGGTCGGAGAGGGCCGGGCTTTTCATCAGG GACTTCCTCGTGACGCAGCTGATAGGAAAGGACCTGTTTGACATGTGGAAAGTGGTGAACCCTATGGGGATATTGGTGGAGGAGCTGAGCCGCAGAGGAGCGTCACTCCCAGAGCCACGCCTCATCCGGTCCTCAGGGGCCAGCACCGTTCTCCCGCTTTACTTTGTCGGCCTTTACTG tgataAGATGCTGCTGGCTCATGGGCCTGGCGAGACACTATCAGCGGCACAGGAGGAGGCGGCACGCGTGGCTCTGAGGAAACTCTTCGGCTTCGCGGAAAACCGAAAACCCTTCGACTTCTCCACAAATCCAGAGCAGCCTGAAACACGAGCAGCCGAGCAGAGGGTGGGCAGGGGATGA
- the agfg1a gene encoding LOW QUALITY PROTEIN: arf-GAP domain and FG repeat-containing protein 1a (The sequence of the model RefSeq protein was modified relative to this genomic sequence to represent the inferred CDS: inserted 2 bases in 2 codons), which translates to MRSDNEHTVRVSLALSPSLPDTQRGPESEFLLLVSVLHLNPVLHPVLSLPPFESLFHFEDIHIFFIIKFFFPPPPPRVKLPAMAASAKRKQEEKHLKMLREMTSLAPNRKCFDCDQRGPTYANMTNGXFVCTSCSGILRGLNPPHRVKSISMTTFTQQEIEFLQKHGNEVCKQIWLGLFDDRSSTVPDFREPQKVKEFLQEKYEKKRWYVPPEQAKVVASVHASMSGSSASSTNSTPEVRPLKTLLGDSAPALHLSRNTPSQSPVVSRVQSAHQDRKFDLLSDLGGDIFAGPTSQSTGSSGFANFANFNSHPAAQSANASADFANFDAFGSSAAATAQSAAFSSAPQAPFQPAQTGGSAGVPNANFANFDNFPXSCSADFATYGSAQASCSGGGAKGDGGAVPADRYAALADLDNIFSSGKTEQGSSSAPPSAGVGPPPPQAALLGGDRYAALAVLDNVFSVPVPSGSSFAPATSTQGSGFGAPPGVPAQQPQQGALPQGFGGPSTNPFVSTGIPQAAPASNPFQANGRPAAASFGPGSMSMPTGFSNTAAYNLPTSFSGNFQQPFQGQGFPQPQVYAHQPNGGGFAAFGQGKAAQFGQNMAAPGVTNNPFLAGAPVGQYPSGSSSMNPFL; encoded by the exons ATGCGCAGTGACAACGAGCACACAGTGCGTGTGTCTCTCGCTCTGTCCCCCTCCCTCCCAGACACACAGAGGGGCCCTGAGAGTGAATTCCTCCTGCTTGTGTCTGTCTTACACCTTAATCCTGTTCTCCACCCAGTGCTCTCTCTACCTCCGTTTGAGTCTCTCTTTCATTTCGAggatatacatatattttttattataaagtttttttttcctccaccgCCTCCGCGTGTAAAACTCCCAGCAATGGCGGCGAGCGCGAAGCGAAAACAAGAGGAGAAGCACCTGAAGATGCTCAGGGAAATGACCAGCTTGGCACCCAACAGAAAGTGCTTCGACTGCGACCAGCGCGGCCCGACCTACGCCAACATGACCAACG TCTTCGTCTGTACCTCCTGCTCCGGTATCCT GCGAGGTCTGAACCCTCCCCACAGAGTGAAGTCCATCTCCATGACGACCTTCACGCAACAGGAAATAGAATTTCTACAGAAGCATGGAAATGAG GTGTGCAAACAGATATGGCTAGGACTCTTCGACGACAGAAGCTCAACTGTACCCGACTTCAGGGAACCTCAGAAAGTCAAAGAGTTCCTCCAGGAAAAATATGAGAAGAAGCGATG GTACGTTCCTCCCGAACAAGCCAAGGTGGTAGCTTCGGTCCATGCCTCAATGTCGGGCTCATCAGCCAGCAGCACAAACAGCACTCCGGAAGTGCGGCCGCTAAAAACCCTGCTGGGAGACTCGGCACCTGCTCTGCACCTGAGCCGAAACACGCCCAGCCAG TCCCCTGTAGTGTCACGTGTTCAGTCGGCCCACCAGGACAGGAAGTTCGATCTGCTCAGCGATCTGGGAGGCGACATTTTTGCCGGTCCGACATCACAGTCCACGGGCAGCTCCGGCTTTGCCAACTTTGCCAATTTCAATAGCCATCCAG CAGCGCAGAGCGCTAACGCTAGCGCAGACTTTGCGAATTTCGATGCGTTCGGGAGTTCTGCCGCCGCCACCGCACAGAGCGCTGCGTTTTCCTCCGCCCCACAAGCACCATTTCAGCCTGCTCAAacag GTGGCTCAGCAGGAGTGCCCAACGCCAACTTTGCCAACTTTGACAACTTCC AGTCTTGCAGTGCCGACTTTGCCACGTACGGCTCCGCTCAGGCCAGCTGCTCCGGGGGTGGGGCTAAGGGTGACGGAGGAGCTGTACCTGCCGATAGGTATGCTGCACTTGCGGACCTGgacaacatcttcagctctggcAAAACTGAACAAG GTTCGAGCTCAGCCCCGCCCTCTGCAGGTGTGGGGCCACCACCTCCTCAGGCAGCTTTGTTGGGGGGTGATCGCTACGCGGCACTGGCTGTCCTAGACAACGTTTTCAGCGTCCCAGTCCCCAGTGGCAGCAGCTTTGCCCCTGCCACCAGTACCCAAGG ttCTGGGTTTGGAGCTCCTCCTGGAGTACCTGCACAACAGCCCCAGCAGGGGGCGCTGCCTCAGGGCTTCGGAG GTCCCTCAACAAATCCCTTTGTCTCTACCGGCATACCACAAGCTGCTCCAGCTTCAAATCCATTTCAGGCCAATGGAAGACCAGCAGCAG CTTCGTTTGGTCCCGGCTCGATGAGCATGCCTACTGGCTTCAGTAACACAGCAGCCTACAACCTCCCCACGAGCTTCAGCGGAAACTTCCAGCAACCCTTCCAAGGGCAGGGCTTCCCTCAACCCCAGGTCTACGCGCACCAACCAAACG gtggtggATTTGCTGCATTTGGTCAAGGCAAAGCTGCTCAATTTGGACAGAACATGGCAGCACCTGGAGTCACCAATAACCCTTTTCTG GCAGGAGCACCGGTGGGACAGTATCCATCAGGAAGTTCCTCCATGAACCCTTTCTTATAG